A genomic stretch from Actinomadura rubteroloni includes:
- a CDS encoding DNA cytosine methyltransferase produces the protein MRDLEVVEICAGAGGQALGLELAGFHHRLAVELDPNAANTLRHNRDKNPKRAGWDIRTGDVADPEVWKPSEYEGVDLLAGGVPCPPFSIAGKQLGANDERDLFAWAVEQCAVVRPKALLLENVRGLSMPRFTGYRQHVLDRLRELGYIAEWRLLHAKNFGVPQLRPRFVLVALQEEYVPFFRWTEFTEEAPTVGNTLLKLMSARGWKGAQDWAAKAQGIAPTIVGGSKKHGGADLGPTRAKKAWQALAVDAHGVADEAPDEDASFDIGPKLTCAMVARIQGWQDRWGWEFTGRKTSMYRQIGNAFPPPVAKAVGDSIRRALRKEGEFREVMPDRTVDRIYQLLRETDDFIAMPELIERSEMQSAEIEHRISLLERDFVIDIDETAPEPRYKMGSFKAFLGQEDHDRHERFLRARAQIS, from the coding sequence GTGCGTGATCTTGAAGTAGTTGAGATCTGCGCGGGGGCGGGCGGCCAGGCTCTCGGACTGGAGCTGGCCGGGTTCCACCACCGGCTCGCGGTCGAGCTGGACCCGAACGCGGCGAACACGCTCCGTCACAACAGGGACAAGAACCCAAAACGGGCTGGCTGGGACATCCGGACCGGTGATGTCGCCGATCCCGAGGTCTGGAAGCCATCTGAGTACGAGGGCGTCGACCTGCTTGCCGGCGGAGTTCCATGCCCGCCGTTCAGCATTGCCGGGAAGCAGCTCGGAGCGAATGATGAACGCGATCTTTTCGCCTGGGCCGTCGAACAGTGCGCGGTTGTCCGGCCCAAAGCGTTGCTCCTGGAGAACGTGCGTGGTCTTAGCATGCCGCGTTTCACGGGCTACCGGCAGCATGTACTCGACCGGCTACGCGAGCTGGGGTACATCGCTGAATGGCGTCTTTTGCACGCCAAGAATTTTGGCGTGCCACAATTGCGGCCACGCTTTGTACTTGTCGCACTTCAGGAAGAGTACGTCCCCTTTTTCCGGTGGACAGAGTTCACCGAAGAAGCCCCCACGGTAGGAAACACGCTACTCAAGCTAATGAGCGCGCGGGGCTGGAAAGGCGCCCAAGACTGGGCCGCGAAGGCGCAGGGCATCGCGCCGACCATTGTGGGCGGCTCCAAAAAGCATGGCGGTGCCGACCTGGGGCCGACCCGCGCAAAGAAGGCATGGCAAGCCCTTGCCGTTGACGCTCATGGTGTCGCGGACGAAGCTCCAGATGAGGATGCGTCCTTCGACATTGGCCCTAAGTTGACCTGCGCCATGGTCGCGCGGATCCAGGGCTGGCAGGATCGCTGGGGTTGGGAGTTCACCGGACGCAAAACATCCATGTATCGCCAGATCGGCAACGCTTTCCCGCCACCAGTAGCCAAGGCTGTGGGCGATTCCATCAGGCGCGCACTGCGCAAGGAAGGCGAGTTCCGTGAGGTAATGCCGGACCGCACCGTCGACCGGATCTATCAGCTTTTGCGCGAGACCGATGATTTCATCGCGATGCCCGAGCTTATTGAACGATCCGAGATGCAGTCCGCCGAGATCGAGCACCGGATTAGCCTACTGGAACGCGATTTCGTGATCGATATCGACGAGACGGCGCCCGAACCGCGTTACAAGATGGGGAGCTTCAAGGCTTTTCTCGGACAAGAGGACCACGACCGGCACGAGCGCTTCCTGCGCGCTAGGGCGCAGATTAGCTGA
- a CDS encoding very short patch repair endonuclease, which yields MAEEEVSQQQERGSSRGAYPRSASEGRSRNMRANRRSDTKPEIALRRALHAQGYRYRKDFRLDLAEGVRVRPDIVFTARKVAIFVDGCFWHVCPEHGRQPTSNEWYWTPKLRRNVERDRAADEALQAAGWRVVRLWEHVPLSDAVETVADVLVRAAAERQFEDSGKRSSSAS from the coding sequence GTGGCTGAGGAAGAAGTTTCTCAACAGCAGGAACGTGGCTCGTCCCGGGGGGCCTATCCACGGTCGGCCAGCGAGGGACGATCGAGGAACATGCGGGCGAACCGCCGGTCCGACACCAAACCCGAGATCGCCCTGCGCCGCGCGCTCCACGCTCAGGGCTACCGGTACCGCAAGGACTTCCGGCTCGATCTCGCCGAAGGCGTTCGTGTCCGTCCGGACATCGTGTTCACTGCGCGCAAGGTCGCGATCTTCGTTGACGGCTGCTTCTGGCATGTCTGCCCTGAACACGGTCGGCAGCCGACCAGCAACGAGTGGTACTGGACTCCGAAGCTGCGCCGGAACGTCGAGCGCGACCGGGCCGCCGACGAAGCTCTTCAGGCGGCTGGGTGGCGTGTCGTCCGGTTGTGGGAGCACGTACCACTCTCCGATGCGGTCGAGACAGTGGCGGATGTCCTGGTGCGGGCAGCCGCCGAACGCCAGTTCGAAGATAGCGGAAAAAGATCTTCTTCGGCATCGTGA
- a CDS encoding TetR/AcrR family transcriptional regulator, which yields MNDDDLTARARIRDAALLEFGERGVAGATIRGIARRAGVSPGLVQHHFGTKDGLRAACDAYTIEAIRVTKKEAIERGVNEPGLLGSVLNVTLPIQRYVARALVDGSPAAAALFDDTVKASTELLGQGITGVKRPTTSDLEAYSAAITAMSFGLVVLHEHLGRVLGADPLTVAGYPRLALAVLDVFADDLLSPELVERSRAAIRQFAPETRS from the coding sequence ATGAACGACGACGATCTCACCGCGCGGGCGCGGATCCGGGACGCGGCGCTGCTGGAGTTCGGGGAGCGCGGCGTCGCGGGCGCGACGATCCGGGGCATCGCGCGGCGGGCCGGGGTGTCGCCGGGGCTCGTCCAGCACCACTTCGGGACGAAGGACGGGCTGCGCGCGGCGTGCGACGCGTACACGATCGAGGCCATCCGCGTGACGAAGAAGGAGGCCATCGAGCGGGGCGTGAACGAGCCGGGGCTGCTCGGGTCCGTCCTCAACGTGACGCTGCCGATCCAGCGGTACGTCGCGCGGGCGCTGGTGGACGGCTCCCCCGCCGCCGCCGCGCTGTTCGACGACACGGTCAAGGCCAGCACCGAGCTGCTGGGCCAGGGCATCACGGGTGTGAAGCGGCCCACCACGTCCGACCTGGAGGCGTACTCGGCGGCGATCACCGCGATGAGCTTCGGGCTCGTCGTCCTGCACGAGCACCTCGGGCGCGTGCTCGGCGCGGACCCGCTCACGGTGGCGGGCTATCCGCGGCTCGCGCTCGCCGTCCTCGACGTGTTCGCCGACGACCTGCTGTCCCCCGAGCTGGTGGAGCGCTCGCGCGCGGCCATCCGGCAGTTCGCCCCCGAGACGAGGAGTTGA
- a CDS encoding AraC family transcriptional regulator, translating to MDPLTDVLALAQVRGTVAATLHAGEGWGLDIANVPGAAFHAVTAGTAWLDVDGASPRRLMPGDLVLLPAGTRHRLSSDPGASCEPFDHVAARQALATGGRLTVGDGAPATRVLCASYRQDAAVNAPLLGLLPPLIHLPADPDRPTDHVLRLLGHEIASPRTGAATVLDRLLDVLLVHIIRAWLDTEDAEPARASWLTALRDPLVAEALAALHADPARAWTLDGLATRLAVSRATLARRFAARAGQPPLAYLTRWRMELAAHRLRTTADPIGPIARSVGYTSEYAFNRAFHRVCGVTPGRYRTANG from the coding sequence ATGGACCCACTGACAGACGTGCTCGCCCTCGCCCAGGTGCGCGGCACGGTCGCCGCCACCCTGCACGCGGGCGAAGGCTGGGGCCTGGACATCGCGAACGTCCCGGGCGCCGCCTTTCACGCCGTCACGGCGGGCACGGCCTGGCTCGACGTGGACGGCGCGTCCCCCCGCCGCCTCATGCCGGGCGATCTCGTGCTGCTCCCGGCGGGCACCCGGCACCGGCTGTCGTCGGACCCCGGCGCGTCCTGCGAGCCGTTCGACCACGTCGCGGCCCGGCAGGCGCTCGCCACCGGCGGACGGCTCACGGTCGGCGACGGCGCGCCCGCGACCCGCGTCCTGTGCGCGTCCTACCGGCAGGACGCGGCGGTGAACGCGCCGCTGCTCGGCCTGCTCCCGCCGCTGATCCACCTCCCGGCCGACCCGGACCGGCCGACCGACCACGTCCTGCGCCTGCTCGGACACGAGATCGCCAGCCCGCGCACCGGGGCGGCCACCGTGCTGGACCGGCTGCTGGACGTGCTGCTCGTCCACATCATCCGCGCCTGGCTCGACACCGAGGACGCCGAGCCGGCCCGCGCGTCCTGGCTGACCGCGCTGCGCGACCCGCTCGTCGCCGAGGCGCTCGCCGCCCTGCACGCCGACCCCGCCCGCGCCTGGACGCTGGACGGCCTCGCGACGCGCCTCGCCGTGTCCCGCGCCACGCTCGCGCGCCGGTTCGCCGCGCGGGCCGGGCAGCCGCCGCTGGCCTACCTGACCCGCTGGCGCATGGAACTCGCGGCCCACCGGCTGCGCACGACCGCCGACCCGATCGGCCCCATCGCCCGCTCGGTCGGCTACACGAGCGAGTACGCGTTCAACCGCGCGTTCCACCGCGTCTGCGGCGTCACACCGGGCCGCTACCGCACGGCGAACGGCTAG
- a CDS encoding SDR family NAD(P)-dependent oxidoreductase codes for MNITGSVAFVTGGNRGLGARLVTELLARGAEKVYVGARDTGSVAPDAAADPRVRVVALDVTDDASVAAAAKAAPDVTLLVNNAGVLGFGSVLDGDLDVFERDMRTNYLGALRVARAFLPALRRASGGATIVNVLTLIALAPMGPMAGYSASKAAAHSMTQALRAAVAADGIAVVGAYPGGIDTDMLVGVEAAKADPATVAARILTAVAAGDPVVWPDDASAGAGAVYVTDPAALERMLAG; via the coding sequence ATGAACATCACCGGCTCCGTAGCGTTCGTCACCGGCGGGAACCGCGGCCTGGGCGCGCGGCTCGTCACCGAACTGCTGGCCCGGGGGGCGGAGAAGGTCTATGTCGGCGCCCGCGACACCGGCTCGGTCGCGCCGGACGCGGCCGCCGACCCGCGCGTCCGGGTCGTCGCGCTGGACGTCACCGACGACGCGAGCGTCGCCGCCGCCGCCAAGGCCGCGCCGGACGTGACGCTGCTCGTCAACAACGCGGGCGTGCTCGGCTTCGGCTCCGTCCTCGACGGCGACCTCGACGTCTTCGAGCGCGACATGCGGACGAACTACCTCGGCGCGCTGCGCGTCGCGCGGGCCTTCCTGCCCGCGCTGCGGCGGGCGTCCGGCGGCGCGACGATCGTGAACGTCCTGACGCTCATCGCGCTCGCGCCGATGGGCCCGATGGCGGGCTACTCGGCGTCCAAGGCCGCCGCGCACTCGATGACGCAGGCCCTGCGCGCCGCCGTCGCCGCCGACGGCATCGCGGTCGTGGGCGCCTACCCGGGCGGCATCGACACCGACATGCTCGTCGGCGTCGAGGCCGCCAAGGCCGACCCGGCGACGGTCGCCGCGCGCATCCTCACCGCCGTCGCCGCCGGCGACCCGGTCGTCTGGCCCGACGACGCCTCGGCCGGCGCGGGCGCCGTCTACGTGACGGACCCGGCCGCCCTGGAGCGGATGCTCGCCGGCTGA
- a CDS encoding Rv1733c family protein codes for MITVSGRLRRRLGIGRNPLRRPVDRVQRAVGAALLLAFLIAAPVVAVRLAAPGYGDGVRAEHAEAVARHRVDARVERIDERPKAGTSFVFTYAVLAWARPDGTVHRDTTQAWAGAKRGERRSVWVDEAGRLAPAPRDHARTAGVAVLTGAAGALAAGLAPLAAYLVVRRRCDRRRRDLWDAGLARLARDPIT; via the coding sequence ATGATCACGGTTTCGGGCCGACTGCGCAGACGGCTGGGGATCGGCCGTAATCCGCTGCGGCGGCCGGTGGACCGCGTCCAGCGGGCCGTGGGCGCGGCGCTGCTGCTCGCCTTCCTGATCGCGGCGCCGGTCGTCGCCGTCCGGCTCGCCGCACCCGGCTACGGCGACGGCGTGCGGGCCGAGCACGCCGAGGCCGTCGCGCGGCACCGGGTGGACGCGCGGGTCGAGCGGATCGACGAGCGGCCCAAGGCCGGGACGTCCTTCGTCTTCACCTACGCCGTCCTGGCCTGGGCCCGGCCCGATGGCACGGTCCACCGTGACACGACGCAGGCCTGGGCGGGCGCGAAGCGGGGCGAGCGGCGTTCCGTCTGGGTGGACGAGGCCGGACGCCTGGCCCCCGCTCCGCGCGACCACGCCCGGACGGCCGGCGTCGCCGTCCTGACCGGAGCCGCCGGGGCGCTGGCCGCCGGGCTCGCGCCGCTCGCCGCTTACCTGGTCGTCCGGCGCCGCTGCGACCGGCGCCGCCGGGACCTGTGGGACGCCGGGCTCGCGCGCCTCGCCCGCGACCCGATCACCTGA
- a CDS encoding peptide chain release factor 3, whose translation MTSAETLSAPATDIAREAARRRTFAVISHPDAGKSTLTEALALHAAAIEEAGAVHGKAGRKGVASDWMEMERSRGISITSSVLRFEFDDVLLNLLDTPGHADFSEDTYRVLAAVDAAIMLLDSAKGLEAQTLKLFDVCRHRGIPVITFVNKWDRPGREPLELLDEVEQRIGLRPAPLNWPVGVAGDFRGLVDRASGRFTRYTRTPGGARRAEAEVVDADRAAAEEGPAWTAAVEELALLDEIGADLDLAAFHAGTCTPVLFGAALPNFGVRELLATVRDLAPPPAPRPDGSGEERPVTAPFAGQVFKVQAGMDRAHRDRLAFIRVCSGRFERGMSLVHQRTGRPLATKYAQTMFGRDRSTLDVAYPGDVIGLPNTVGLTVGDTLYVKTPVVFPPIPPFAPELFAVARAKDNGRAKQFRRGIEQLDGEGVVQVLRSDVRGDQAPVLAAVGALQFEVVAHRMAEEFGAAIDLTRLDYTTARITDAESAGPLGSRSGVEVFTRSLDGSLIAVFTDKWRLNAVRREFPDLTLTPMLAAEEAS comes from the coding sequence GTGACCTCCGCAGAGACACTGTCCGCGCCCGCGACCGACATCGCGCGGGAGGCGGCCCGCCGCCGTACCTTCGCGGTGATCAGCCACCCGGACGCCGGGAAGTCCACGCTCACCGAGGCGCTGGCGCTGCACGCCGCCGCGATCGAGGAGGCCGGCGCCGTCCACGGGAAGGCCGGACGCAAGGGCGTCGCGTCCGACTGGATGGAGATGGAGCGCAGCCGAGGGATCTCGATCACCTCGTCGGTGCTGCGGTTCGAGTTCGACGACGTCCTGCTGAACCTGCTCGACACGCCCGGCCACGCCGACTTCTCCGAGGACACCTACCGCGTCCTCGCCGCCGTGGACGCCGCGATCATGCTGCTGGACTCGGCGAAGGGCCTGGAGGCGCAGACCCTCAAGCTGTTCGACGTGTGCCGCCACCGGGGCATCCCGGTGATCACGTTCGTCAACAAGTGGGACCGGCCCGGCCGCGAGCCGCTGGAACTGCTGGACGAGGTCGAGCAGCGGATCGGGCTGCGTCCCGCGCCGCTGAACTGGCCGGTCGGCGTCGCGGGCGACTTCCGCGGGCTGGTCGACCGGGCGTCCGGGCGGTTCACCCGCTACACCCGCACGCCCGGCGGGGCGCGGCGTGCCGAGGCCGAGGTGGTGGACGCCGACCGCGCCGCCGCCGAGGAGGGCCCGGCCTGGACCGCCGCCGTCGAGGAACTGGCGCTGCTGGACGAGATCGGCGCCGACCTCGACCTGGCCGCGTTCCACGCCGGGACCTGCACGCCCGTCCTGTTCGGGGCGGCGCTGCCGAACTTCGGGGTGCGGGAGCTGCTCGCGACCGTCCGGGACCTCGCGCCGCCGCCCGCGCCCCGCCCGGACGGCTCCGGCGAGGAACGTCCCGTCACCGCGCCGTTCGCCGGGCAGGTGTTCAAGGTGCAGGCCGGGATGGACCGCGCGCACCGCGACCGGCTCGCGTTCATCCGCGTCTGCTCGGGACGGTTCGAGCGCGGGATGTCGCTCGTCCACCAGCGCACGGGCCGTCCGCTCGCGACGAAGTACGCGCAGACGATGTTCGGCCGCGACCGCTCCACGCTGGACGTCGCCTACCCCGGGGACGTGATCGGGCTGCCCAACACGGTCGGGCTGACGGTCGGCGACACCCTCTACGTCAAGACGCCGGTGGTCTTCCCGCCGATCCCGCCGTTCGCGCCCGAACTGTTCGCGGTGGCGCGCGCCAAGGACAACGGACGCGCCAAGCAGTTCCGGCGCGGCATCGAGCAGTTGGACGGCGAGGGGGTCGTGCAGGTGCTGCGCAGCGACGTCCGCGGCGACCAGGCGCCGGTGCTCGCGGCGGTCGGCGCGCTCCAGTTCGAGGTCGTGGCGCACCGGATGGCCGAGGAGTTCGGCGCGGCCATCGACCTGACGCGGCTGGACTACACGACGGCGCGGATCACCGACGCCGAGTCGGCGGGTCCGCTCGGCTCCCGTTCCGGTGTGGAGGTGTTCACGCGGAGCCTGGACGGGTCGCTGATCGCGGTGTTCACCGACAAATGGCGGCTGAACGCCGTCCGCCGCGAATTCCCCGACCTGACCCTGACCCCGATGCTCGCCGCCGAGGAAGCCTCCTGA
- a CDS encoding aminotransferase-like domain-containing protein, whose amino-acid sequence MTDYLRIADALTAEIDAGRIRPGARLPPQRTFARRHRVAPSTAARVYAELARRGRVVGEVGRGTFVRAGTPPADPALAEPAAAPIDLELNVLSVPGQDALLARGLARLTRPDALGAALRPAGAAGTPPARAAVAALWPGLTADGVRFAAGGRQALAAAVSTLVPPGARLAVDEFTYPPLLALAARLRVTVVPVPADEHGLRPDALAAAHHRAPIAAVYVQPTLHNPSGTTMPAHRRAALAATGLPFVEDAVWAFLDPSAPPPLAVHAPDRTILVDGLSKRLTPGLTLGFALAPPPLAEQLGSALRAGAWTASGFALEAATGWLTDGTAATITAAKRTDAARRRARAAAAIPAARGGPHSSFCWWDLPEPWRAETFAAAAARHGIALTPGAAFAARRGATPRAVRVALASPPHDVLARALTVLADLSRTAPPG is encoded by the coding sequence ATGACGGACTATTTGCGCATCGCGGACGCGCTGACCGCCGAAATCGACGCCGGACGGATCCGGCCCGGCGCCCGGCTCCCGCCGCAGCGGACGTTCGCGCGGCGGCACCGCGTCGCGCCGTCCACGGCCGCCCGCGTCTACGCCGAGCTGGCCCGGCGCGGACGCGTCGTCGGCGAGGTGGGACGCGGCACGTTCGTCCGCGCCGGGACGCCGCCCGCCGATCCCGCGCTGGCCGAGCCCGCCGCCGCACCGATCGACCTGGAACTGAACGTCCTGTCCGTCCCGGGGCAGGACGCGCTGCTCGCGCGCGGCCTCGCCCGGCTGACCCGCCCGGACGCGCTCGGCGCCGCGCTGCGTCCCGCCGGCGCCGCCGGGACGCCGCCGGCCCGCGCCGCCGTCGCCGCGCTGTGGCCCGGCCTCACGGCCGACGGCGTGCGCTTCGCGGCGGGCGGACGGCAGGCCCTCGCGGCGGCCGTGTCCACGCTCGTCCCGCCGGGCGCGCGGCTCGCGGTGGACGAGTTCACCTACCCGCCGCTCCTCGCCCTCGCGGCCCGGCTCCGCGTCACGGTCGTCCCGGTGCCCGCCGACGAGCACGGCCTGCGTCCCGACGCGCTCGCCGCGGCGCACCACCGCGCACCGATCGCGGCCGTGTACGTCCAGCCGACGCTGCACAACCCGTCCGGGACGACGATGCCCGCGCACCGCCGCGCCGCCCTCGCCGCGACCGGCCTGCCGTTCGTCGAGGACGCGGTGTGGGCGTTCCTCGACCCGTCCGCGCCGCCGCCGCTCGCCGTCCACGCGCCCGACCGGACGATCCTCGTGGACGGCCTCTCCAAACGCCTCACCCCCGGCCTGACCCTCGGCTTCGCGCTGGCCCCGCCCCCGCTCGCCGAGCAGCTCGGCTCCGCCCTGCGCGCCGGAGCCTGGACGGCGTCCGGCTTCGCGCTGGAGGCCGCGACGGGCTGGCTGACCGACGGCACCGCCGCCACGATCACCGCCGCCAAGCGCACTGACGCCGCCCGCCGCCGCGCTCGGGCCGCCGCCGCGATCCCGGCGGCGCGAGGCGGCCCGCACTCGTCCTTCTGCTGGTGGGACCTGCCGGAGCCCTGGCGCGCCGAGACCTTCGCGGCGGCGGCCGCCCGGCACGGCATCGCCCTGACGCCCGGCGCGGCCTTCGCCGCCCGCCGGGGCGCGACGCCCCGCGCCGTCCGCGTGGCGCTGGCGTCCCCGCCCCACGACGTCCTGGCCCGCGCGCTGACCGTCCTCGCCGACCTGTCCCGGACCGCCCCGCCCGGCTAG
- a CDS encoding LysE family translocator, with protein MVTMTAVLGVLAVGFGLVLTPGPNMVYLVSRSVAQGRTAGLVSLGGVAAGFAVYVVAVAAGLGTVFTLVPAVYTAVKLAGAAYLLWLAWKAVRPGGDSPFDLTASAPDPPRRLFTMGLVTNLLNPKIAVLYVSLLPQFTDPARGPVAAQLLVLGLAHVVLAVAVNGLIVLGAGGVAGFLARRPGVRRAQRYLMGTALAGLALALAKPAAP; from the coding sequence ATGGTGACGATGACGGCGGTCCTCGGGGTCCTGGCGGTGGGGTTCGGGCTCGTCCTGACCCCTGGGCCGAACATGGTGTACCTGGTGTCGCGATCGGTCGCGCAGGGCCGGACGGCAGGGCTCGTCTCGCTCGGCGGCGTCGCGGCGGGCTTCGCGGTGTACGTGGTCGCGGTCGCCGCCGGGCTCGGGACGGTGTTCACGCTCGTCCCGGCCGTCTACACGGCGGTCAAGCTCGCGGGCGCCGCGTACCTGCTGTGGCTCGCGTGGAAGGCGGTGCGTCCCGGCGGGGACTCGCCGTTCGACCTGACGGCGTCCGCGCCCGACCCGCCGCGCCGCCTGTTCACGATGGGCCTGGTCACGAACCTGCTCAACCCGAAGATCGCCGTCCTGTACGTGTCGCTGCTGCCGCAGTTCACGGACCCGGCGCGCGGGCCGGTCGCGGCGCAGTTGCTGGTGCTCGGGCTCGCCCACGTCGTGCTCGCGGTCGCCGTGAACGGGCTGATCGTGCTCGGCGCGGGCGGGGTCGCGGGGTTCCTCGCCCGGCGTCCCGGCGTGCGGCGGGCGCAGCGCTACCTGATGGGAACGGCCCTGGCGGGCCTCGCGCTCGCACTCGCGAAGCCCGCCGCGCCCTGA
- a CDS encoding ABC transporter permease, translating to MSALAGTGGLVRLALRRDRIALPVWTLVLALVPVGFVSTYQELYPTQADRLGYARTSGTNPTFLALYGPLNDTGIGGIVAQRAAMIPVVLALVMILTVVRHTRTEEEAGRRELLGATVLGRGAPPAAALLVSAAASLAGGAVLTAGMLAQGLPAAGSAAFGAQFAAAGLLFAAVAALAAQLTESAAAARGIAIAVLGASYGLRLGADVGGAGNGLERLGWLTPLGWVQRIRPYGGERWWLLAVIAVAYAALVAAAARVAARRDLGAGVLPPRLGPATGALRGAFGLAWRLQSRTLYAWTAGFAALGLIYGGAAGGVNDLVKDNPDLQKIVTRIGGSAGIEDAFFASSMTTLGLIAAAYAVSAALRPRTEETAQRAEPLLATGTGRLRWAASHLAFAVLGPAVALTVAGAVTGLVHDPGSAGRLTGAALAQLPAVWLVAAVAVALFGLLPRLTPAAWGVLGVVALVSLFGPALDLARPVLDVSPFTHVPKLPGHAVAWTPLVVLTVLAALVGAAGLLGLRRRDMQTG from the coding sequence GTGAGCGCGCTCGCGGGCACCGGCGGGCTCGTCCGGCTGGCGCTGCGCCGCGACCGGATCGCCCTGCCGGTGTGGACGCTCGTCCTCGCCCTCGTACCGGTCGGGTTCGTATCGACCTACCAGGAGCTGTACCCGACGCAGGCGGACCGGCTGGGCTACGCCCGGACGTCCGGGACGAACCCGACGTTCCTGGCGCTCTACGGCCCGCTCAACGACACGGGCATCGGCGGCATCGTCGCCCAGCGCGCCGCGATGATCCCGGTGGTGCTGGCGCTCGTCATGATCCTGACCGTCGTCCGGCACACGCGCACCGAGGAGGAGGCCGGACGGCGCGAACTGCTCGGCGCGACCGTCCTCGGCCGGGGCGCGCCGCCCGCCGCCGCGCTGCTCGTCTCCGCGGCGGCGAGCCTGGCGGGCGGCGCGGTCCTGACGGCCGGGATGCTCGCCCAGGGCCTTCCGGCGGCCGGTTCGGCGGCGTTCGGCGCGCAGTTCGCGGCGGCCGGGCTGCTGTTCGCGGCCGTCGCGGCGCTCGCGGCGCAGCTCACCGAGAGCGCGGCGGCGGCGCGCGGGATCGCGATCGCGGTGCTCGGCGCGTCCTACGGGCTGCGGCTCGGCGCGGACGTGGGCGGCGCCGGCAACGGCCTGGAACGGCTCGGCTGGCTGACGCCGCTCGGCTGGGTGCAGCGGATCCGCCCCTACGGCGGCGAGCGGTGGTGGCTGCTCGCGGTGATCGCCGTCGCGTACGCGGCGCTCGTCGCGGCGGCGGCGCGCGTGGCGGCCCGGCGCGACCTCGGCGCGGGCGTCCTCCCGCCCCGGCTCGGCCCGGCGACGGGCGCGCTGCGGGGCGCGTTCGGGCTCGCGTGGCGGCTCCAGAGCCGGACGCTCTACGCCTGGACGGCCGGGTTCGCCGCGCTCGGGCTCATCTACGGCGGCGCGGCGGGCGGCGTGAACGACCTGGTCAAGGACAACCCGGACCTCCAGAAGATCGTCACGCGGATCGGCGGGAGCGCCGGGATCGAGGACGCGTTCTTCGCCTCGTCCATGACCACGCTCGGCCTGATCGCGGCGGCCTACGCGGTGTCGGCGGCGCTGCGCCCCCGCACCGAGGAGACCGCGCAGCGCGCCGAGCCGCTCCTCGCGACGGGCACCGGACGGCTGCGCTGGGCGGCGAGCCATCTGGCGTTCGCCGTGCTCGGCCCGGCGGTCGCGCTGACGGTCGCGGGCGCGGTGACGGGGCTCGTCCACGATCCGGGCTCGGCGGGACGGCTGACGGGCGCGGCCCTCGCGCAGCTTCCGGCCGTCTGGCTCGTCGCGGCCGTCGCCGTCGCGCTGTTCGGGCTGCTGCCCCGGCTGACCCCGGCCGCGTGGGGCGTGCTCGGCGTCGTCGCGCTGGTCTCGCTGTTCGGCCCGGCGCTGGACCTCGCGCGGCCGGTGCTGGACGTGTCGCCGTTCACGCACGTCCCGAAGCTCCCCGGGCACGCGGTCGCCTGGACGCCGCTCGTCGTCCTGACCGTGCTCGCGGCGCTCGTCGGCGCGGCCGGACTGCTCGGACTGCGCCGCCGGGACATGCAGACGGGTTAA
- a CDS encoding ABC transporter ATP-binding protein — protein sequence MTTPIAVSGLVKTFGRTRALDGLSLTVEKGEVHGFLGPNGSGKSTTIRVLLGLLRKDAGEVSLLGGDPWRDATELHRRIAYVPGDVTLWPNLSGGEVIDLLGRMRGGTDPKRRAELLERFELDPRKKGRAYSKGNRQKVGLVAAFASDAELLVLDEPTSGLDPLMEEVFQDCVREDREKGRTVLLSSHILSEVEALCDRVTIVRKGATVESGTLDELRHLTRTSLDAELDGPPDGLAELPGVHDPRVDGTRFRCQVDTARLGDVLKRLTAIGVRNLVSRPPTLEELFLRHYTGRDA from the coding sequence GTGACGACGCCGATCGCGGTGTCCGGCCTGGTCAAGACGTTCGGCCGGACCCGCGCGCTCGACGGGCTGAGCCTGACGGTCGAGAAGGGCGAGGTCCACGGGTTCCTCGGGCCTAACGGCTCGGGAAAGAGCACGACGATCCGCGTCCTGCTCGGCCTGCTGCGCAAGGACGCGGGCGAGGTGTCGCTGCTCGGCGGCGACCCGTGGCGGGACGCGACCGAGCTGCACCGCCGCATCGCCTACGTCCCGGGCGACGTGACGCTGTGGCCGAACCTGTCCGGCGGCGAGGTCATCGACCTGCTCGGCCGGATGCGCGGCGGCACCGACCCGAAGCGCCGCGCCGAACTGCTGGAGCGGTTCGAGCTGGACCCGCGCAAGAAGGGCCGCGCGTACTCCAAGGGCAACCGGCAGAAGGTCGGGCTGGTGGCGGCGTTCGCGTCCGACGCCGAACTGCTCGTCCTGGACGAGCCCACGTCCGGCCTGGACCCGCTGATGGAGGAGGTCTTCCAGGACTGCGTCCGGGAGGACCGCGAGAAGGGCCGGACGGTCCTGTTGTCGAGCCACATCCTGTCCGAGGTCGAGGCGCTGTGCGACCGGGTGACGATCGTCCGCAAAGGCGCGACCGTCGAGAGCGGCACGCTGGACGAGCTGCGCCACCTCACCCGCACGTCCCTGGACGCCGAGCTGGACGGCCCGCCGGACGGCCTCGCCGAGCTGCCCGGCGTCCACGACCCCCGCGTAGACGGAACACGGTTCCGCTGCCAGGTCGACACGGCGCGGCTCGGGGACGTCCTCAAGCGCCTGACCGCGATCGGCGTCCGGAACCTGGTGAGTCGTCCGCCCACGCTGGAGGAGCTGTTCCTCCGCCACTACACCGGGCGGGACGCGTGA